The Candidatus Zixiibacteriota bacterium genome segment CATCTCAATATCCATATTGCCGGATGCCGCAAGGAGTATGATTTCGAGCTGATACTTCTGATGCAGGCGCAGGAGCTGCTCAATACTGTCGAAAAGGTGAATCGTGGTATCTACCCATGTGATCGTGTCGGGTAGAAGCCTTGCAATCTCGGTACCGTCTTGACGGACCGCGACATGAAACGAACGCTTCCTCGTATTTCGTTCAGATTCAGCCAGCTTAAGAATATCGTTCTTGTAATAGACCTGCTCGGTCATCCCGGCCTCATGCCCTGGGGTGAAAACTCTTGTGCACTTCCTGCAGATATTCCCGATCCAAATGGGTATAAATCTGCGTAGTAGATATATCGGCATGGCCAAGGAATTCCATTACTGTCCTGATATCCGCCCCCGCTTCGATCATATGGGTGGCGCACGAATGCCGTATTGTGTGGGGAGTTGCGGTGAACCTGAAATTACACTGATCAGCATATTTCTTTAGCATTTTCCAGAGTCCCATTCGCGAAAATCCGCCCCCAAGCCGGTTCAGGAACAGCTCGCTCTGCGAGGATGCGCGTACGAGCGCAGGGCGGCCCGTCTCCAAATAGTCCACCACTGCTTCGTGAGCAAATCGCCCAAACGGAACGAGCCTCTCCTTTCCCCCCTTGCCCATCACCCTGAGCAGCTGAAGCTCAAGTAGCAAATCCGAAATCTGAACCTTCTGTACTTCCGAGATACGCAGCCCACAGGCATACCACAGCTCCAGAATTGCTGTATCTCGAAGCCCCAGGTGGGTCGATTTATCCGGCGTGTTGATCAGTCTCTCCATCTCTTTCTGGTCTAGAATGCGAGGCAGTTTTCGCATCAGACGGGGACCCTCGATAGACACGCACGGATTCTTGTCCGTAATCCCCTCCCCTACCGCGAACTTATAGAAGTGCTTTAGGGTTGAGAGTCGTCTGGCTATAGTTGCCGGATTGAGCCCCTTGTTTCGCAGTTTCAGCAAATAGTCGTAAATCTTCTCTGTGGGCGTTCCCAGCACATTAATATTTGATGACCTGCACCATCTGAGGAAATCGGTCATATCGGAATCATAGCTATCGATCGTATTCTGAGACAGATTCAGATCGACCGATAAGTGGGAGCGGAACAGCTCAAGAATCTCATCGTTTTTCATTCACCACACCCTGTCTGGATTCGCACACGGGCTTTATATATGCCCGTCGCAACGGTTCCAGCAACAAAAAAGCGGGCATAAGCGAAACAGCCCGGCAACTGCCGAGCTGTTTCAAACTAAGAAATCGAACGAATATTCTACATGAAGAGAGGTGCAAGAACAAGCGATACCATCGCCATGAGCTTCACCAGAATGTTCATAGAGGGACCGGATGTATCCTTGAACGGATC includes the following:
- a CDS encoding tyrosine recombinase XerD; the protein is MKNDEILELFRSHLSVDLNLSQNTIDSYDSDMTDFLRWCRSSNINVLGTPTEKIYDYLLKLRNKGLNPATIARRLSTLKHFYKFAVGEGITDKNPCVSIEGPRLMRKLPRILDQKEMERLINTPDKSTHLGLRDTAILELWYACGLRISEVQKVQISDLLLELQLLRVMGKGGKERLVPFGRFAHEAVVDYLETGRPALVRASSQSELFLNRLGGGFSRMGLWKMLKKYADQCNFRFTATPHTIRHSCATHMIEAGADIRTVMEFLGHADISTTQIYTHLDREYLQEVHKSFHPRA